In Schizosaccharomyces osmophilus chromosome 2, complete sequence, the following proteins share a genomic window:
- a CDS encoding conserved fungal cell surface protein, Kre9/Knh1 family: MIMLSKLVSFAFFAYSMAVHFNIPSAFEEWEIGEDHTIIWDSVDTDPQIAQLYLSNYYRYPPINKYLTTLSVSDGRYTAKTGDWPIDGGYRINLRNPANFDEIYAQSEEFILNPARD, from the coding sequence ATGATCATGCTATCCAAACTTGTATCGTTCGCTTTCTTTGCCTACTCTATGGCTGTACATTTCAATATTCCTTCTGCATTTGAAGAATGGGAAATTGGTGAGGACCATACGATCATCTGGGATTCCGTCGATACAGATCCCCAAATCGCTCAACTCTATTTGAGTAATTACTACAGATATCCTCCCATTAACAAGTACCTCACGACGCTTTCTGTTTCTGATGGTAGATACACTGCTAAAACTGGCGATTGGCCTATTGATGGAGGATACCGCATTAATCTGAGGAATCCCGCGAATTTCGACGAAATTTATGCTCAGTCAGAGGAATTCATTCTTAATCCAGCAAGAGATTGA